The genomic region gctgtaTCACAGTGTGACATGTTTGCTTTCatcctgcatcaaattaaaacaCAGAGAATCTGTGCACTGGGTTTTATTTTAAGGTgatctttttaatttttcaacaGCTTATTACTAATTACAGATTTTTGGGAATACTAAAAATCATGACACATCCGGAAAAAAACCCTCTTAGATTTACGCCTATTTTAAATATGATAATAAAATCAAAGCTAGCTACCCCTCACCTcacccccccgcccccccaaaAAGAAATATAATATCTTCTAATATCTAATATACTTTGGCTTTAGTTTTCACAGACTTATAGAACAGTTCAGAAACAAACTCTTAGGTTTCAAGAATAAGTTAAGGACATACAGTTTATGGTGCTATTTCATTACAGATAATAAATAGTAATCTAAGCTTCTCTCAGCTGTTTACTACCTGTTACAGATAAACAAACCTAAGTGCTGTTGAACTCTATTCACAGTCTAAGAGGAGAGACTGCAGACAtccaggaggaggaagaaggcaCAGTGGTGACTGAGCACCCGGACTCAAAGAGGTTTCCACGGGGTCTGGATCTTGGCAACAAAAcgatgtctctctctctctctctttctcacacacacacacacggacataCTTTCACTCATGCGTGCAGATAAACTCCTCTGCAGTCGGTCATGTTGCACGTCACTCACTGGGGGCTGGAAAAGAAACGCAGAGAGGAGGACGCATATTGGAAGGGTTCAAATACCAATTTGTGGATCATGTGACATAAAGAGGAAGCTGCCGGGATGCTCACCAGGTGTCTCGTCTGTTTTGGGCTCTGAGTCAGTCGCTCCGGCCTCCCCTTTTTCTGTTTAGAAAGACAGCAAATTAAGACATGAACAAGCCGTCATATTTAAGTTGTGTTCTTCCTTTTTTGGCCTTTAGGTGCTGACCACACACTACTGTCCTCCTCTGTCCACACAGCTGGAATAAACTCTCCTGAAAACACTTTCCCCCACTTGTCCCCAGTGTTactgcaccacacacacacacattttagaTCAGTTTGTTTAAGGTATCAGGTTATGTTATGTGAGGTATATTAGCCCTATGACAGACTGGCCACCTGTCCAGAGTCTGTCCCAATTCTCGGCCTGTGATAGGTGTGGTGGGCTCAAGCAGAAGAACAAGGATGAGTGTATCTTTCCAGGTTTGAGGTATTTGTCTCTTTCACCAAGTCAGAAATGTGAAACAGCTCGATGGACTGTTGGGATACTTGCTGCCAGCATTCTCGGTTGCCttatgattacattttttaaatatatttatttaaagtccATATTTTGACTGGACAGtggaaagaagaaaggaaaactgGGAGGAAGACATGTAGTAAATGACCTTGCGGCAGACTAAGACGTGCTAAGCTATTGTAGTTTAGAGTTTAGagctgaaaaaactgtgaacaTAAATCACCCCCTTTCAAATGTTTTAGCACTCTAATCCTGTCAGATTTCCAGCTTGCAGCATAATGAACACAATAACCAGAACCGAGTTGAAGTGTTAGCATGTTTGCATgcagacaaacaaaacatcCGACTGTGTTACAGCACACTCCCTAAGTACAGTTGTAGTCTGAAGTGCAGATTTTGCGTGAACTTGAACTAAAGCCTCCCTCCCAGACAGAAATGGAAATTAATCTCCATGCAAACACCTTTTAATCTGAAGGTGTTAAAACTTATATTATCTTATAGTTTCCCCTTGCAGAACTTGGAATAGCAGATTTCCAGCAAGTCGTTCCTTAAAAACAACCTGTAGCTGCGTCAGAAGTGGACGAGCCGCTCTGTCAGCTCTGCTTATGTGACACTCGATCCTCTCTCTCCACTGGCTGTGAAATGGAGGCGTGGAGGCTCAGCCGGCCCGACATCGCTCGTCGCTGGTGGAAGCCCTGTATGTGTTGGAACGCTCTAGTTTCTATGTGGACTCAGATTGCATCTTAATGATACCACAGTAGCAACAAAGTGTTggcaacacacgcacacacatgctccATCCAGCATCTCTACACAGGGCTGTGGCCATATTTGAACTCAGTGAGTGAAGTTGGATGGCACAGGGGGTGAAGATCATGATTTTCTAACTAAAATTATTAAATGATTAAATCAGTGAACTGTTAATCTGTGAGTCATCTTGTGCTTTTCTATGAAGATTTTATGGTAGCATTACTTCATGAATATTTTTTGTAGAATTTTTATTCCACTTTTGGAAACTCTAGGAAGCCtacagtctgagagcaaagtgctctgttgggatAATATGGCTGTATGAGGTCTATAGACATGATGGGGACTAATCATTCAGTGCTTTGGATGAGAAGGAGTCGGTTCTGGAGAAGCTAATATGGTCTCTCTTTCCAGTTACTGTCAGAGTGTTTAGACAATCTGAATTGTAAAAATATCACTATAGTCTAGGACTATGAATGTAAGTCTAAGAATAAACTTTATCACAAGggaaattttaaaattaattttaaaagtagagcGACTATCTGTCTCCTAAACCCTGACAGCTCTAGGAAACTCTATTAAACACAAGTAAGCCAGCAGGCTGAGAGCAAAGTGAGGTCTTTAACATttgatggggcctgattattcatgATTTTGCACATGAGGAGACAGATTTTAAATTCAAGTCTGGATTAAAAAGGGAACCAGTGAAAAAAAGTCAATATGGGAAAaacatgctctctctttctagtccctgttagCGCTCTCACTGCagtattttggatcaactgGAGGCTTTTCAGAGAAATTTTAGGAAAACCTGATAAGGAAAAGGAAATCCAATAGTCAAGCCTGAAAGTAGCACATGCATGAACCAGTTTTTCAGCATTGCTCTGAGACATGGGCATTCATGCTTCTATTTTGTGGCtaaaaattactccaagaatCATCACAGATCTTAGACTGAAGACACAagaatacatttttataaataaGCAACATTCACTTAATTACCCCTACTACAGCAGCATCGAGTCTTATAGAAGCTAAAACCTCTAAAAAGTTTGGTGTTTGATGTTTAACCTGCCACCCTGCCCGGCCCGCTTTACTGCAATGAACACTTTGCatcagacaaagaggaaaatgAAGTTGACCTCATCATCATTTGCTGCCTGCTCGTCATTTGCATCACTAAGTAACTTCGTGATAGCAGTGAGTGCAATGCTGCTCTTGTCATGCAGCTTCCTACAGAGCACTTCCATGTATAGATGATCGCTGGGGGACAGGCATGCAGGTCTGAAGAGCCTGCTGAGGTGCTGTCTTGGAAGTTACAGCAGAAATTTCTAATTTAGAGAGTCCTGCTCACAGCAGAGGGCTGGGAGGCAAAGCAAACACAACAAATGCTTTATTTCCAAGTTTAAATCACACAAATATCCTCAATGCTTTTGGCCAAACAAAAGCTATCAGCTATTTTTTATCCTCTATCAAAATGTCAAATCCCTTTAGTGACAGCTGCCAGGATatataaaaaaagttaaattttaCAAGCTAAACCCTCAACAACATcacactttgtgtgtgtttcagtcagTGAAACTTCAACAAGTAGTCTAATCAACGACTACACAAAAGCGTGTAATTAAAAGAATTCATAAGAAAATGTAACCTGATCAGTTAAGCTTGTGCAATATGCAGACAGATCCTTTAATAGGTACTGATCATAGGTGTGACCTGGAAACGCATTCTTGTGGCCACCCCGGTGTGTTCATTAGAGGCCAAAGTCATGCAGGTGTGTTGTTGGATACTGCGTAGTTACTACAGTTGCGGAGGGACTAAAAACGGAAGGGACATTACGTACCTGTGTACTGCGGCATCCCACGTTGAGGTGGAATAGCACCGCTCAGGTTACTGTTGTACATTTTGTCCATCCCTTGTTTGGACACATTAATTATACGACTACTGTGGTAACCGGTTCAAGAGGTGTCAAGAGAGAAAATCTTCCACTCCAGATGTTCTGAAGTGTCATTTTAAGCAACCCAacttatgcacacacacacaggttcttGTCCTTGTCTGCCCGATACGTTTCACGAGGGTGTGAGCAGCGATTCCCATAAATTTTCACCTTTGCATGAATTACAACGAGCATTTATAATGTGCATGTTTATAAGCTCAGACTGAAGATACAGTGGTGTTGTCATGTGCAGAAGAATTCAaactaaaacattaaaacattacagaGTCTAAGAATATATGTAGTAAAAGGCCTTTTGTGAGTAGATTTAACCTCATTGTGACTCCCGCCTACCTGGCTCTGGGGCAGGAGCTTCAGCCTCTGAGGAGCTTGCTGCTGCCTCAGCGGTGCtgtctcctgctgctgctgaagtcTCATCAGGCGGGCTGCCGGCTGCGTCCTGAGACTCTTCTGCTGCTGGTGGAGTTGCAGCTGTGGTGTCTGCAGACGCGGCTGTCACGGCAGGCTCATCTCCAGGCTTGGCATCGCTTCCCTCAGCAGGTGTCTGGTCCGGAATAGTTTCACTGTCCTCAGCTACGTTCCCATTTTCATTGGCCGCTCCTGTTAGCAGAAAAAAGCATGAGCAAACATTCATTCAGgctgtttatttaaataatatgaACAGCTAGTTTTATAGATTACAGCTGTAATATAGATTACAGTAGATATATAGTTTAAACACAATAATAATGGCTTTCACTTAAAGCCAGACATATTATAAGTTATTTATATTATCAATATTAGTGAAAATATGATACAATGTTGACAAAAACTCTGTTTATATCATAAATGTACAATAATAGTGAAAGTCCCGAGCAGTGACTGTGAGCCACAGCCTCGTATAGCACAGTTTGACATCAGGGTCATTTTCACTTTTGGTTACCAATGGTGATCATGTGGGTCTGCGGATAATTTTCATTGCTCCTTTAgctgaaattaattttaaaccTTTGTTTTACCACAAAGTGAAACTCTTGTAATTAAGAatcagcatgttttcagtggtGGGAGAGACTGGAGCTCTTTGAGAAAACATGCAAGCTCTGCACAGAAGGACCATACCTGGATTTGAACACATGACCCCCTCGCTGTAAAGCGACGGTGCTAAATTCTGAGCCACCATGCTGTGAAACAGTCATAGTATTTTTCTATAAAGCTTTCTGTTTCACCTCACAGATCGCTGAAATCAGTGGACTTTGAGTTAAGTTTAATTTACCAATTCAAAAGAAGTCATTTGAGGACACGTTGTAATATAGAGATCTAAAAAACGAAGCATATCTGCTAAGAACAAGCATTCCTCAGTGATACTCTGGTTGGATCAATATTGTGTTTCCTTTGCcttagtttattttttgcttgttttccctCCATGATGGCATCACAGGTCACTTATCCAAAACCAGAGGGAAGAGTTCATCTGTGACCAGCCCATATTAGGCCACAAATATTTTATGAGCATCATGCAACAGTGGATAACTAattctatttatatttgacTGTGAATGTTTGAATGCATGACTTGTAGCCAAAGAGgtttgaatgcaaaacatggAAGCAAGAAGAGCTGAGAATCCATGCACTGCTTCTAAAACACAGggctaaagtaaaaaaaagcaaaaaaaaaccccaaaacaaaacacagcacaaagaaCCGACGCTCACACATAAAAGGAGCCTGACAGGAAGTTAATGTTTCTATGGACTGAGGTTAATAAACACTTAAAGACTCAAACAGCACAGTTCAAGCTCTATAAACAGGTTGCTGCGTGACAGGGTGCATCACTTCCCTGTTGACTTTTTTCGGAAGAATTTGCATTGCAGGTATTTGCATGGATCACAAAAGTCTTAACTCTCAACGTTTAATATTCTCAAAGCTCCTCGAGCGTGGCGAAGAAGCAAATTACTTCTTGAAACAGGCGTCACAAAGGAGCAGTGACGACAACATAAAATTTCAGAAAACATTATTCTACATGTCGTCTTTGTGATTTTGGGTTATAATTGGAAAAGTTGAATGAAGGCTGCTGATTTAAGGGCACCAATAAAGCCCACATAGATTGTATgtaaaagataagataagataagataagataagataagataagataagataagataagataagataagataagataagaagaaCTCTATTTATCctgagggaaattcttttgtcatacaCATCCTCAATGcagcaagagagacagaggagcagaggaataagatatacaatatgtACAATAGAATACAAGTATACAGTAATATATAGTAGGATAGTGCAAAATATAATATCAAATAACTGTAACAAGTAACAATACAAATATATCCTGAATATAGATGGATAAACTGATCAAGCCTAATTCTAGACTAGATCCTCTGTTCATTTTTCCCATGTCTGTCTGCACTGAAATAACTTGTCTTTAAATCAACAaacttttcctcctcctcctctgttggGAGTGACAAGTGACTTTCAGTGAAGCGAGTCAGGCACATGCAAACTTAAGAAAACATCCTGATGGATTTCCATGTGACCTCTAAGACACTATTTCCAGAGCACATCCCTGTTTAATTCCATGCTGCTGGGAAATTTACTCACATACTTATTAAGCAAATTTCTCCTTGTCACTTTAACAGGGTCAGTGGTTTATCAGCTAAGTCCATGAAAGCCAGCGTACTGACTTCTGTGTATGTGTCTCCATGCTTTCAGGGCAGTAAGCAGCCTGTAATGAGTGCAAAGAGACACTTGCTCAGAGGTGGTCTCACTTAGTGAATCTTTCAccagtttttctttcacttgtgTCAAACAATGCTTAAGCCTGCAGAACTGCACGCTCACATTTCCAGCATTCAAATGCATCAAAAGTTTTGTAAAAaatgacacttaaaaaaaatgaacatattttttttgtatcttgAAACGCACCACAGCCGGGGCCATCGCTGACCTACTACAACAAAGGAGCGTCCAGAGTGGCTTCTCCATTTCCTAATGAAACTGTAGACTGTCACTAAATCTGCTTTCGTGCCCCCGTCTCTCTCTAAGAGAGGACAGAGCCAGGAACCACCGttaaataatgacaataaacttTCCCATCCTGTCACAGTGGAGCTCTGcctcattaaaaataaagacatcaGATGCTGTACATTTGCATTTAGACCAAGTCCTTATCAGAACAGTGCTCACTTCAGTATAATTAAAGGGATGATGCAACATTCCTACCAGCATGTTAGACGGTTATTTATTGTGTTGACTGAATGAAAATAACCATATAAATTTGTTAATCAAACCCTTTTTGAATAACAAATGTGAATTCAATAGAAAGTAAGTTCAGAAACAGATGATGATCACACTGTGCAAAATTATTTTCTAACTATAAGATGTCGTGTTTTTGGATGAGAGCTTTGTTTCCAGTCAAACTCTCACATATGTACTGTGACAAAATAAAGCAATATCAAATTTGTCCACTTCCAATATATTTGCAGTGAATGGCACATATCTCCCCACTGGACAGATGTTtatgttttcagaaatctcACTACCTTTATTTAATATCATATACTTTACTATTTAATATCATATCATATACTTTATTTAAgtataaatgttttttgttctttttgttttttctttctttgtctcacCTGTAGTGCTGGCTCCGTTGCTCTCCTCGAGCTTAGCGCTTGGTCGAGTCGTATCTACCGCTGAAGTTTGGGTACTGGTGGAGCATCCCATCCTGCCCTGTGCACACAGAGGACTGTGAGCTCAAAGTTGAGAGGTGAGGACTGACTGTGCCTGCACTGATGACGTCGTGCATATATATCGCCTCTGTAAAATGAGAAACCCTCGGAGGACAGCCTAAACGCACCGTCTGGTCGCTAAATTCCTTCAGTCCCGTGCGTAATTACGCACATTTCCTGCAGTAAACGGCTTCAGGTTGTTGTGTTGTGGTTGCAGGTCTCCAATTGGGCACGCAGGTGAAATGTTGGCTTTTGTTGTGTACTGTAACTTAGGCTGTTTCCCTGAAGCTGGCTCAGGGGCGAAAATACATTATTCAGTCAGAGCGCAAAGGCCACCTCTTGGGGCAGGGAAAGTGAAGCGCGATGCTCTCGCCACACCAACAAATAGCTCTACTGCCGACGTGCCACTGAGCAAACATCAATagtaaataataacaatagtaaATAGCCCTAATGCTGGTAGAGAATAGCttacaaaatatttaatttagccttaagtttgtcattttttatattaattAGCTTGCTTAACTGTAATATTAGAATTTAAGTCAAGatcattttaattatatagcaGACAGGCGTTGACCCAAAATGCTTAACAGGCGCACACATCTGTAATTCAGGTCTCAAGAGCCTAATTGTATAATTACATTTACATAAACAGACAACATAATAAAatggataatttaaaaaaataacaacaaaaacatatatatatatatatatatatatatatatatatatatatatatatatatatatat from Pelmatolapia mariae isolate MD_Pm_ZW linkage group LG22, Pm_UMD_F_2, whole genome shotgun sequence harbors:
- the si:dkey-284p5.3 gene encoding skin secretory protein xP2 produces the protein MGCSTSTQTSAVDTTRPSAKLEESNGASTTGAANENGNVAEDSETIPDQTPAEGSDAKPGDEPAVTAASADTTAATPPAAEESQDAAGSPPDETSAAAGDSTAEAAASSSEAEAPAPEPEKGEAGATDSEPKTDETPAPSE